The following coding sequences lie in one Cherax quadricarinatus isolate ZL_2023a chromosome 6, ASM3850222v1, whole genome shotgun sequence genomic window:
- the LOC128693039 gene encoding uncharacterized protein, with translation MEHSRLNMEDYKILRQLGLGSYGSAHLAVHIPSDTKCVIKEINISHMSAKELEEARREVKVLSSLSHPYITQFRASCEENGRLRIAMDYCGGGDLHTLITSRKGVLFPEERVLDWFVQLCLAIKYIHDRKILHRDIKSQNIFLTDDGKIRLGDFGIAKVLNSTSDLARTCIGTPYYLSPEMCENKPYNNKSDIWALGCVLYEMMTLKHAFEANNMKTLILKIIRGIYQPVPTRYSRDLRLLLGQIFQREPQVRPSISVILRRTFILKKVPRFISGCEEEELKASLMKRRCVLPASARKIPVMKRPHDITDPSAKYGISQSFNKKNTYRSPTKSSSKFSRQAISGTKKAIGVAQTKIAGLNQEHRKKYQSENSLLVKNAGKAELAENTEKRSQGRSKSVPHAFKQSNSKHQNQNAKKKALSPVKLKLMLDSAGFKKNDDLNRKRSNTDQNSCKSKDKEESNKSPGAEGWLVDEFLSKKLQAAYNDRKFVEALIPTDSSESEFASLESGTPTRFFSTTKYDMCWVSKDIHVCRSSKSSGRAENKIVSHAHNADHIEIDQTHSSSDEQLQETNRKDVKELANKTLKQHCSNCSDEDDNEDFPALSADKVRVLMHEKMKKLLQERTEKMNQMVSERRQWAYHKEKLESAIVKHEEDILLLESLNKHNANYEIEIKEDFQPYESPSSYWFPCESKVELANKVYKEGEDTLHSKVANEPSVNVQMDNKEVRQPDEEFCGDGSTKPKNQVWKCLLPKEETILNEILTNTDKENLIENVSGNLVPNENHKPSLIAIENIPSVGNEDEKAFARRSISSLINICKNKTNTDDVQIYEIINEGSTSSKTNIQSSSNVTLVNVEGISEKSNSSQSLPSSRSITPNRRPHWGNINISGLENSPLESSGSKMDLTSSSDLVVVFKEVGERKQWTKNCEDIISVLSEAQIIESPMIQKHIKRQECKIDTMEILDTEAHISNSKHLDISNKSAVMNSTFTVSLQECDSDCKNLPSNFTSDSSPNAQTLSCETPSLQYSHLIYHPSTINRTFEIHNEGTNNDDNILSRTKEEICKTDVGVTVGNAVQASDNNCHKNTNLDKTTCNVGYGGSSNSNDFKVENKEEEGRNGSSACVTGTKIKAQEEIETACNNGKCLNETYTINESISDVTFTISNRQSNNTLKKTKGGLLGMLRMHMSPRPKRKLIVANSVSESAEEKIRKKITSELCSSKDGNIPVVKKKMIKSGLAGILQKLSSRQDINSEAADALEKGIIESTEICDKSNSDNDSSGESCALVQHTKNFGSKECTNSKTANTVVENNERSKNEDKGYLLFENPGVEKRANSPKSESTMIDCRFTRTSSQIMDTEQNLSTENCEHCRGKEMSVNTESNESSVVGERDFDKQKFEFMQTKTQATEECTYFRHSDKNMGLNTVEDLVSKSDLSSATNVDSASSDSGIDTQRTDFTCQSSSDTQSDYTVSSVTEGITSVAVKDDAHLIPLEENNTLPYIRDSKISVVTGDYSTKIENDSVDVVEDLAHTVLLEVIERAGRQASINDTMERYRDSSPITPRNIHINMNSSGEVKGQDLQHQCGSDELPGFNQVCLSVPGSSQSEKCETSKEDTERLTNISEDYVSRNNQKIVSEGKTDATEFPNDNSFSDKVPYQINKHSKVTNSAVRPRPTLLCIGSNNNELITDLKLSLNLKMLQNEGILLNSNKDVLKFTREQNYILSQGSALSVPQNNMQYECSKNKVHLQGKGITGESETKSRARDKDYIYTDNSNEEDNSTASDEESEDFANLRQSMELLLNSREQLSTCDTKSLISTCTSSEVWHLDGDGAVVSGGGGGVYGWIEEQRAKLEDILGLELFMRAYHHLGEAQEREGCVVGEAITQVEEMLGQDYSHMAYDILQLVISEAVYHN, from the exons ATGGAACACTCACG ATTGAATATGGAGGACTATAAAATTCTTCGGCAGCTAGGGTTAGGGTCCTACGGCTCAGCACATTTAGCTGTTCACATTCCTTCAGACACAAAATGTGTTATAAAAGAAATTAATATCTCCCACATGTCAGCGAAAGAACTCGAAGAAGCAAGACGAGAAGTTAAG GTCTTGTCAAGCTTGTCACACCCATATATCACACAGTTCCGGGCTTCTTGTGAAGAAAATGGCCGTTTAAGGATAGCAATGgattactgtggtggtggagaccTTCACACACTAATTACAAGTAGAAAAGGTGTTCTTTTTCCTGAGGAGCGAGTTCTTGATTGGTTTGTTCAACTTTGCCTAGCCATAAAATATATCCATGATCGGAAAATACTCCATCGTGATATCAAATCTCAAAATATCTTTCTGACAGATGATGGTAAGATTCGGCTGGGGGACTTTGGCATTGCTAAAGTTCTGAATAGTACTTCAGATCTGGCAAGGACATGCATTGGTACACCATATTATTTGTCACCAGAAATGTGTGAAAATAAGCCATATAACAACAAAAGTGATATTTGGGCTTTGGGTTGTGTTTTGTATGAGATGATGACGCTTAAGCATGCATTCGAGGCTAACAATATGAAGACACTCATACTCAAAATAATAAGAGGTATATACCAACCTGTTCCTACTCGTTACAGTCGGGATCTTCGTTTGCTGCTTGGGCAAATATTTCAGAGGGAGCCACAAGTAAGACCATCTATATCTGTTATTCTCCGCAGAACATTCATTTTAAAAAAAGTTCCTCGCTTCATTTCTGGATGTGAAGAAGAAGAATTAAAGGCCTCTTTGATGAAACGCAGGTGTGTTTTACCAGCTTCAGCACGCAAAATTCCAGTAATGAAGCGTCCACATGACATAACAGATCCTTCTGCTAAATATGGAATCAGCCAGTCCTTCAATAAAAAGAATACTTACAGGTCTCCCACAAAATCATCCTCAAAATTTTCTAGACAAGCCATTTCTGGAACAAAGAAGGCAATTGGTGTGGCTCAAACTAAAATAGCTGGGCTTAACCAAGAGCATCGGAAAAAATACCAAAGTGAGAATAGCCTTTTGGTGAAAAATGCAGGAAAAGCTGAACTAGCAGAAAATACTGAAAAGAGATCCCAAGGCAGATCTAAATCAGTACCCCATGCATTCAAACAAAGTAACTCAAAACATCAGAACCAGAATGCCAAAAAGAAGGCACTATCACCAGTGAAATTAAAGTTGATGCTGGATAGTGCTGGGTTTAAGAAAAATGATGATTTAAACAGAAAGAGAAGTAATACTGATCAAAACTCGTGTAAATCAAAGGATAAGGAAGAATCTAATAAATCGCCTGGGGCTGAAGGTTGGCTTGTGGATGAATTTTTATCCAAGAAATTGCAAGCTGCATACAATGACCGAAAATTTGTAGAAGCCTTGATACCCACTGATTCTTCAGAGAGTGAATTTGCCTCACTTGAGAGTGGTACTCCTACAAGATTTTTCTCCACCACTAAATATGACATGTGCTGGGTGAGTAAGGATATTCATGTTTGCCGATCCTCAAAATCAAGTGGAAGAGCAGAAAATAAGATTGTTTCTCATGCACATAATGCAGATCACATTGAGATAGATCAAACACACAGTAGTTCTGATGAGCAACTGCAAGAGACAAATAGAAAGGATGTGAAAGAGTTAGCAAATAAAACCCTCAAGCAACATTGTAGCAATTGTAGTGACGAGGATGACAATGAAGACTTCCCAGCTTTATCAGCTGATAAAGTGAGAGTGTTAATGCACGAGAAAATGAAGAAATTGTTGCAAGAACGTACAGAGAAGATGAACCAGATGGTGTCAGAGAGACGCCAATGGGCATATCATAAAGAAAAGCTTGAGTCTGCAATTGTGAAGCATGAAGAAGACATTTTACTTTTAGAAAGCCTGAATAAACATAATGCAAACTATGAAATAGAAATAAAAGAAGACTTTCAGCCTTATGAAAGTCCCAGTAGCTATTGGTTTCCATGTGAGAGTAAAGTTGAGCTAGCTAATAAGGTGTACAAGGAAGGTGAAGACACACTTCATAGCAAAGTTGCCAATGAGCCTTCAGTGAATGTTCAGATGGATAACAAAGAAGTTAGGCAGCCTGATGAAGAATTTTGTGGTGATGGGTCGACTAAACCAAAGAATCAAGTTTGGAAATGCTTACTGCCCAAAGAAGAAACAATATTAAATGAGATACTAACTAATACAGATAAAGAAAATTTGATTGAAAATGTATCTGGAAATCTTGTACCAAATGAAAATCATAAACCATCTCTAATTGCCATAGAAAATATTCCCTCTGTTGGTAATGAAGATGAAAAGGCTTTTGCAAGGAGAAGTATTTCTTCCCTAATAAATATTTGCAAAAATAAAACCAACACTGATGATGTTCAGATATATGAAATTATAAATGAAGGATCTACTTCATCAAAAACAAATATTCAGTcttcatcaaatgtcactttaGTAAATGTTGAAGGAATCTCTGAAAAATCTAACTCCTCTCAGAGCTTACCAAGTTCACGCTCTATAACTCCAAACAGACGTCCACACTGGGGAAACATCAATATATCTGGCCTTGAAAACTCTCCATTAGAATCTTCTGGGTCAAAAATGGATTTAACATCCTCATCAGACTTAGTAGTTGTGTTTAAGGAAGTAGGTGAACGTAAGCAGTGGACAAAGAATTGTGAGGATATTATAAGTGTACTGTCTGAAGCCCAGATCATTGAAAGTCCAATGATTCAAAAACATATTAAAAGGCAAGAATGTAAAATTGATACCATGGAAATATTAGATACAGAAGCACACATCTCCAACAGTAAACATTTAGATATCTCAAATAAATCTGCAGTAATGAATTCAACATTCACTGTTTCTTTACAGGAATGTGATAGTGACTGTAAAAATTTACCAAGTAATTTCACCTCAGATTCCTCTCCCAATGCTCAAACTTTAAGCTGTGAGACTCCTTCACTTCAGTATAGTCATTTAATATATCATCCATCTACAATAAATAGAACATTTGAAATTCATAATGAAGGGaccaataatgatgataatattcTAAGTAGGACTAAGGAAGAGATCTGTAAAACAGATGTTGGAGTGACAGTAGGTAATGCAGTACAAGCTAGTGATAATAATTGTCATAAAAATACAAACTTGGATAAAACAACTTGTAATGTTGGATATGGTGGAAGTTCAAATAGCAATGATTTTAAAGTTGAAAATAAAGAGGAAGAAGGTAGAAATGGAAGCTCAGCATGTGTAACAGGCACTAAAATAAAAGCTCAGGAGGAAATAGAAACAGCTTGTAATAATGGGAAATGTTTGAATGAAACATATACCATTAATGAAAGTATTTCTGATGTAACTTTTACAATTTCAAACAGGCAGAGTAATAATACATTGAAAAAGACAAAAGGTGGATTACTTGGCATGTTACGCATGCACATGTCACCACGACCAAAGCGGAAACTGATCGTTGCAAACAGTGTTTCTGAATCTGCAGAAGAAAAGATAAGGAAGAAAATAACTTCAGAATTATGCTCGTCTAAAGACGGGAATATACCAGTTGTGAAAAAGAAAATGATTAAGTCTGGACTTGCGGGAATTTTGCAAAAATTATCTTCCCGGCAGGACATTAATTCAGAAGCTGCTGATGCTCTGGAAAAAGGTATCATTGAAAGCACTGAAATTTGTGACAAATCTAACAGTGATAATGATTCATCAGGAGAAAGTTGTGCACTTGTGCAGCATACTAAAAATTTTGGAAGCAAAGAATGTACAAATTCTAAAACTGCTAACACAGTTGTTGAAAATAATGAAAGGAGTAAAAATGAGGACAAGGGTTATTTGTTGTTTGAAAATCCTGGAGTTGAAAAGAGAGCCAATTCTCCAAAAAGTGAATCTACTATGATAGATTGCAGGTTTACAAGAACTTCTAGTCAGATCATGGATACTGAACAAAATTTGAGCACTGAAAACTGTGAACATTGTAGAGGAAAGGAAATGTCAGTGAATACTGAAAGTAATGAATCATCTGttgtaggagagagagattttgataAACAGAAATTTGAGTTCATGCAAACAAAAACTCAGGCAACTGAGGAATGTACATACTTCAGACACAGTGATAAAAATATGGGTCTTAATACTGTAGAAGATTTAGTTAGTAAAAGTGACTTGTCTTCTGCCACTAATGTTGATAGTGCATCAAGTGATAGTGGCATAGATACACAAAGAACTGATTTTACATGCCAGTCATCCAGTGATACACAGAGTGATTATACTGTGTCAAGTGTAACAGAAGGAATTACTTCTGTAGCTGTGAAAGATGATGCACATCTTATTCCATTAGAGGAGAATAATACATTACCATACATTAGAGACAGTAAAATATCAGTGGTTACTGGAGATTATTCTACGAAAATTGAAAATGATTCTGTTGATGTCGTTGAAGACTTAGCTCACACAGTTTTACTAGAGGTAATAGAAAGGGCAGGGAGACAAGCGTCTATTAACGATACAATGGAAAGATATCGGGACAGCAGTCCAATAACACCTAGGAATATTCACATTAATATGAACTCTTCTGGTGAGGTTAAAGGTCAAGAtttgcagcaccagtgtggaagtGATGAATTGCCAGGCTTTAATCAGGTATGTTTATCAGTACCAGGATCTTCACAAAGTGAAAAATGTGAGACCAGTAAAGAGGACACAGAGAGGCTGACTAATATCTCTGAAGATTATGTATCTAGAAATAATCAGAAGATAGTTTCAGAAGGTAAGACTGATGCAACAGAGTTTCCTAATGATAATTCTTTTTCTGATAAGGTACCTTATCAAATAAATAAACATTCTAAAGTGACTAATAGTGCAGTCAGGCCAAGGCCTACTCTGCTGTGTATTGGTTCTAACAATAATGAGCTCATTACTGATTTAAAGCTTTCACTCAACTTAAAAATGTTGCAGAATGAAGGAATACTTTTAAATAGCAACAAAGATGTATTAAAATTCACCAGAGAGCAAAATTATATACTCAGTCAAGGATCTGCTTTATCAGTACCACAAAATAATATGCAGTATGAATGTTCAAAGAATAAGGTTCATTTACAAGGCAAAGGTATCACAGGAGAAAGTGAAACAAAATCTAGAGCTAGAGacaaggattatatatatacagataattCAAATGAGGAGGATAATAGTACAGCATCAGACGAAGAGAGCGAGGACTTTGCAAATTTGCGGCAATCAATGGAGCTGCTGCTTAACTCGAGGGAACAACTGAGTACGTGTGACACTAAATCCCTCATTTCAACATGTACATCATCTGAAGTCTGGCACTTAG ATGGTGATGGAGCTGTGgtatcaggtggtggtggtggtgtgtatggaTGGATTGAAGAACAGAGGGCTAAACTTGAGGATATCCTTGGTCTAGAGCTCTTCATGAGAG CCTATCACCACCTGGGAGAAGCCCAAGAGCGAGAAGGATGTGTGGTTGGAGAAGCCATCACTCAAGTAGAAGAAATGCTGGGGCAGGACTACAGTCATATGGCTTATGACATCCTTCAACTGGTGATTTCAGAGGCTGTGTATCATAACTAG